The Glycine soja cultivar W05 chromosome 19, ASM419377v2, whole genome shotgun sequence genomic sequence TTCTTCCCGCCTCACCCAGCATCGTACAAGGTGGTGAAGGACGAGGTGACGAGTCTTCTGCTCCTCAGTCCCTTCCCTCACCGCGAGAACGTGGAAATTCTGAAGCTTCCGACGCGGCGCGGCGCCGAGATAGTGAGCATGTACGTTCGCCACCCCATGGCAGCTTCCACTGTTCTCTACTCTCACGGCAACGCCACCGATCTTGGCCAGATGTACGAGCTCTTCATCCAGCTCAGCATCCACCTGCGCGTTAATCTCATCGGGTATATGTAGTAGTGCTCTAAACATTGCTACTTTCTCGTTGTTCGAGGTTTTAAATTGCTATCACGGTCAcggatttgtttttttattgtagtTCATATCACGACAAACATCAAAAtctttgatgttgttgttgttgaaattggactaatttttaaaactttatttatttgttgttaaaGATAATGTAACACAACCAATTAGTTATATCatatgaattataaaataacaacaaatgttttatttcattattgtgTGAGGTTCAGATAATTAACTATACAAGGTCATTAAAGAAATAAAGCTTTAGGAATATTATCGtggattataaaataattttttttcttttgggtattattgaaaaaaaatatttaattctaaTACTTCTCTCACTTTTTGTGTGTATGGTCgttgtttttgaattttcatGTTTTGTGCTTGTGGTTGTGTTAGTTTTGGTTTCTGGGTTTTGCCAAAGGTTGTTTCTTTCTGAGGATGGAAATCGTGTGAAGCTTTTGGGCATTTTGGTTGCTTGGAGGGCGGGGATGATTTGGAATGTTGGGAAATGTGTGTTTATCAAAATGGGGTTGTTTTGGTTTCTTGTGTTTTTGAAGGTAAAAAAAATGGAGGACTTTGTTGGAGGGTAAATTTGTGATGAGTTGGAGGATAGCATATTTTGACAAGAGTACTTATAAATGTATACCACATTTTGGGGTGCATTTATGGACTGCATTTATGGACGGACGAGAGggattgaaagaaaaatgaaatgaagataGAAATTGATTGTTGTGATAAGAAAGTTAAAGAGtaacagaaagaaaaagagatggaACAGAAAGTGAATGCATgactataatttttgttttggcaATATGTTTATGAACTAGGGATAACTCATTTTGTGACCTGttatttcttggtaaaactggTCTAGTTTGTTAACTAGTATCTGGAAGTGTGTGTATTTGATCTGTGAAGCAGAGTTTTGTAAAGAGAATATTGTCTATCTATTATCTGTGTTGATCTACTCAATAAGGAGAATTGTGAAACGGGGTTTTGACTCATCTTTGTGTGCAATTTTGTGCAGGTATGACTACTCTGGGTATGGCCAATCATCAGGGAAGGTTTGTAAGACTCTGAAATGCTTGTTCATGTTGTTGTGTCATGAAATGATGATGTTGAGAGTGGTAGAGCTAAAAGTAAAACCATCTGCTGATGAAACATTGTTTTGCCTGAACTGCAGCCAAGTGAGCAGAATACATACGCAGATATTGAAGCTGTGTATAAGTGTCTAGAAGAAAGCTATGGTACCAAGCAAGAGGATATAATCTTGTATGGCCAATCTGTTGGTAGTGGCCCTACTTTGGATCTTGCAGCTAGATTGCCTCAATTGAGAGCTGTTGTTCTGCACAGTCCCATACTTTCAGGCTTAAGGGTCATGTATCCAGTAAAACGTAGTTACTGGTTTGACATATATAAGGTTAGCCTAATGTTTTAATTTCTAATCACTTGTTGACATTTCTAATCAAATACTGATGGCTTACAGGCACATGAATTCCTTATTCTAATCAGCTGCTGCTTTGTGTTGATGTGCAGAATATCGACAAGATTCCACTCGTTAATTGTCCTGTTCTCATAATTCATGTaagttttctttgaagatgcTGCAACATTTGTTTTTCATTGAGTCAGATAGCCTTGCCTTGAGAAAcatttacttttgtttttgtttacatggtatcctttttcagtttttctaGCACAACTTATATGTggtatattttttctctattctttccctttttcttaAAATGCTTTGCATCTAATAGTTCTGAACTTGGAATATGTGAAAAATGATTTCCTGCTCTCATTATTTCCATATGACTTGGAATACTTTCAGGCCTTGAATATTTATAATGCAAAAAGTACTAAATTTTCTTCACCTGAATTGCTCTATGTAGATAAGTTTATTCAGGGAAAAGAGTATATAATCTTAATGTTAAAAGCAAGAAACCAGTTGAAATGCTGCTGGTCTTGTACTTATGGAACCTGTTTTGCATATCATGCTTATTGTTTGTGATCTAAAAGGATGCTCCATGCTGACATTAGTGAAAAAATTGTGTCAGTGACAAGTTCTATTTATGGAATCTTGTCTTACTATGTACTACTTTAGTACTTTTACAGCCATTTGATTATATTACTATTTTGAATGAAATACCTGCGCAATATTTCAGACAattcatttcctttttttcattaataacaCTTGTCCATTATGTTATGTAGCCAAAATAGGTAAGCTGATCTCAAAACATAAATTTCAGTTTTAAATAATGAAGTGTGCCATCAAACACTTGCAGTGGTAAGAGAATTTGAAGTTCAGACCCCAATAGATATTAATGACAGCATGACACAATCATGCAAGCTACTAGtttagttttcttttcctttcctttttttccctaTCTTTTGACTTGAGGATTTAAGAAACTGTGTCTCAAATCTCAATGTACTATATCTGTAAATGTCTACATAATGAAGAATCTGTTAAAAACCTTATGATTGAAGTTCCTTAATGTTATCATGTAGGGGACTTCAGATGAAGTTGTAGATTGCTCCCACGGAAAACAACTGTGGGAACTGTGTAAAGAGAAATATGAGCCACTATGGCTCAAAGGAGGTAACCATTGTGATTTAGAGCAATTTCCTGAGTATATCAGGCATCTTAAGAAGTTCATAGCTACTGTTGAGAAGTCTCCATCACAAAGATACAGCTTCAGAAGAAGCATGGAACAGTTTGAGCAGCCGCGAAAGAGCACCGATATATTTGAAGTTATTAGAAAGAGCACTGATCGCAGGGAAAAACCGCGGTTGATTACAGACAGGCCTGAAAAGCTGAAGAATTTGTCCAATAATGCTGATAAGTTGGAGAAACTGAGAGTAACTTTTGATCATATGGACAGGTCAAGGAGAAGTGTGGATTGTCTTGAGAAGTCTAGAAAAAGCATTGATCATCAACTTGAAAAGGCAAGGAAAAGTGTTGACAGGTTGGAAAGAATAAGGACCTGAGATTCTTGGTTTAATCAAATTATGTATTCATGAATGGATTTGCTTTgagatttttttccttctttaaaTTGACCTACCTGGTATTGTAATATGGCTTATGACAACAGATATGATGATAAATATTGGTATCAAGGGAAGGGATTGGTTTTTACATTGGCATTCACTTTTCACTATATGCTATCACCTCTTGTTCCTCTACGTGTTTTTTCGTCTTCACTCTCCGGTTCATCGGGAAAAAGAGACCTTGACTAATAGAGTAATTGTTTCTGCCAATCAATTCAATCTTAACTTTAACACATTGACTACTTGTGTCCAGCCCACTTGTTTGATTTGTATAAATTCCTTATCTAAGAAATGCTACGAAAACTTTCTGGCCCAGGCATTGACAAGTTTTCTAATTTCTAGTACACTTAGAGAAGCACAAGAAatgttttctttctatttttattttattttattttggccaACGATATTTTCTGTTGAGAGCATaggttttaagtttttgtgcatTATGGATTATGATTGATAGCTAAGCATTAAGCACAAAACTTGTGATCGAAAAACatcatttaaatatatacataatcTTCTCGTATATTTGATGGATTTGTTCTGTctcttaacaaaattaaaaagttaaaaataaataaatccttataatttgattttatagttagaatttaattgaaatgaattaataatataaaagcatTTTTGCATTgccattaaattatatattgtaaCTTAGATGAAAATGGTTTAAATTGTGTTTTGTGAGATCCTTGTTGGTTCataatttattagtatttttgtaAGTGTTTATTGAGTCTTGAGATATGTTATGTCTCGACGAGTCTCTTGAATCTAACTCACctaaacttttgaaaaaaataatttctaaaataatttctctgtataaaaattaaaattaatttctttataattaTCCTTGGTTCAAGATTAATTTggttaagtaaataaataaataaaaaaaaaacccctcCTCTTCCCAACAATAAAACAGTATTAGAAGCATAATCATTAAAATGAATGGAGAATCAGATATTGATTAGCAAGTTCCAAGTAGCTTCAACTTTACTAAATCACCAGCTTCATGTTCTATTTTAGTATTAATGTACTATATAGCGTTAACACTTGCAAAAATGATCTTGAAGAATATTATGTAATGAAAAAAGCAATCAACTTTACAACCTTGATGTTGATTCTTTTTTAGTGTACTTTTCTAATGACTACCGTTAAGTCAAAACTACAGACAACATTATGTCTTCTTGTTTTCTCTAGCTCTTCGCATATCAATCCGCATACAGTGTTACCAGATACGACAATCAAATGAACCATGTTGCCCACTAAGGAAATGGGTACGTGTACCTCAGATTTATTACcttgaaatttgataaaaataacattttttttttaaatttagtcaTAGATTACATCCCCTCATATTTTGCATTTGATTAACTATTGGATTTTCTTTAAGCTTATGgttgattagaaaaaataaatcctgAGTAATATGAAATTCTATTGGAAGACAGGCAaagtttgataaataattatttttataaaagattaaattcgAATAATATTCGAACAATTTAACTAATCACTTGtgcttaattatttaatataaaaaattaaccaatAATAGACAAAAAAATTCACAACTGAAATATTGAGATAGcttattcaaattataaaaataaagagggTAAAATGATAACAATACTAGATATACACTTATATTTTCCTAAAAGTAGGGGGTGCATTTTTACCCACTCAATCCAATATAGATTTgctatgaaaaattaatttatatattagtgtaaaagaattatatattattattataataattttattaactcttaataattacattaaaaattatatatatagctaATACATAATTTCTAATTCGttgatgttatatttttttatattaaataaacgTGCATAAAAACTAAACTTAAAGAGTTATCgttataattaaaatctaaggaaaaattaatattattggtGTTATATATTAGTGTTTTGGGGGAGTTTTACCATttggggatttttttttctactttttcatATGGGGTTTgtcttcaaattaattttataaatgggGTAAGTCATAATAGGTGTTACGACTTCTGAGTTAGAAGTCGTGATATCTGTTATGACTTATTCTTTTAAACTGaagttgtaaaattatttatgacttcaatttaattttttttatttatgaatttaaagttgttagtttatttttttttaattttacgattttgaagtcataagtttttttttttgttttttttatatatattatgactTTGAAGTTGTAATGTTTTTACGTGTTTTATGCtagtatttcattttcttttttttaaaaaaatttaaataattatatttattcaattattaaataaatatttttaattttacttgttattagttttatttaatatcttgtattttttatggttttatttaacatgtcatatatttttttaatattgttttatttaaaatattttatatattttataatattttttatttaatatattttgtatatttaaaatttagataatcttttgataatgttattgaatttgaatttttttaaatcaaacaaaaaagtaacttaatgatattcaatatattttttttgaatatttttttattttaaatacttgaattttaaaaactaaaatttgaaaccatatattaaaatattttgttactaacattaacttataatttaggaaataatattatttgttttatgtaaAGAAATTTACTATTGACAACATCtaataatttagtaatataagtaattattaaattaaaaacaacataatacattaatatataatgaacaataaaaattaaagagaaacataAAAAGTATAAACTGTATTAGTCATCTATTTGTTTGTATGGACAGTTACTACGATTATGTCCTTCACTTCTACACAATGAGCATTTCTTAGGCCTATTTGGAATTGGTTCGTCCGTCTCATTATGTATATGAGTAGTGGCTGACCTTCTTGATGTCTGTCGTCGtttcaaatgatcaaacatAAAATACGAACCTAAATATTGAGGCCATTTGTCTTCACTTCCAAGGGAATGAAAGTGATGCtgataaactttgaaaatattttccaacttGTATGCAGAGTCAACAAagtcatcataatttaaattgcaaAAAGCACATGATGCAATCGCATGCGAGCAAGGAATTCAAAGTGCTTTAAATTGTCCTCAATCACACAATCATTCGTTCAAGTTGATAGTGCATGCCATTGCTTATCGATCAAGTCATGTATTTGCAATTTCTTGAACCTCAAACTCCCCTATTTCTCGAACATACATGCGAACATAATGCAATGTAGCAATGTGTTGATTTTCATGCATCATGACATATACGTCTTAAGAGTACCTATGTCTCGCCTTTATTATATTCATGATTTTCATGCCATTAGTAACAAatgaatcatttattttattaaatgtttcattGACTTAGACAGTAATAGGTAATGCTCGGActccttttaaaacaaaattcatacATTTAGCAAGGTTGGTAGTCATATGGCCATACCGCTTTCCTTCATCGTAGGCTTGAGTCCATTTACTCTTGAGAATTTGGTCGAACCAATCTGCTGCTTGTGGAAACTCTGCTCACATTGTGAGCAACTTTGCCTCAAATTGTGATTTCCTCATCTCATATCATATGGCAAAAGATAAAacaatgaataataaatatagtgAAGATGTAATAAAGCAAGAATTTGATGCATGGAATGGTTAGAAGCATACCCATATGGATGACTTGTTTTTTTATGTCaacatttttaaactttttgttaaaatttgatgcaatgtGGCAAATGCAATACACAGATGAAACATCCGGTCCAATTCACCCAACTCGTTCTGATTGCAAAGCTGCTAGTAAACCAGTTCCCCTATCTGatataatacaaaaatttaGTTGAGGTGTAACATGTCTTCTCAAATAATGCAAGAACCACATCCAAGCTTCTTTGGTCTCACTCTTAATAATTGCAAAAGCAAGTGGAAAATTGTTTCTCCTACCATCTTGTCCAATGGCAGTCAACAAAAGTACCACAATATTTTCTAGTTAAAAATGTCTTATCTACTTGCACAATTGGCTTGCAATATTGAAAGCCTTCAATGCATGGCTTTTAAGCCCAAAATACATGATTAAGAATCACCCTAGGAGACTCATCCTCACCACCCTCCATTGAAGAGGAAGTTTTGTATCTTACTATTGTATTTGGTACAAAGTGTTGATCAGTTGTCATCCATATAGGTAGATAACTATATGATTGTTCCCAACTTCCAAATGTCATTTCAAGGGCTTTTTGTTTAGATGTACATGCTTTTTTGTATGAAACAATATAACCAAACCGTTGTAGCATGTTTGCAATCAAGGTTTTGATTTCGATACTAGGATTTGTTTTTACTAATTGAACAATATTATGAGCAATTAATGATGAGTCTAACCTAACATGATCTTGTGATATGACAGAAGTTGTGCAAGTGTGAATaccatttattttcttcaacTCCCACCTCTTGCGTATTTTGCTGAATGATACTCTCACCCTCCAATAACATCCATTACCATATTGATTACACATGACAACATACTTGTCACTCTTGTTCTCTAtcacatcaaaattaaatgaatgcacaaaatgaaattttttaatgacaTCCATAACTGCTTGTTCTGATTCAAATATCAAGCCTTCATAAAGGTCATTTGTACTAGCTCTCCCTCTGTTCTGATAAGGATTTGAGTACTCTTGATTTCTGAAAGTTGGCTACTAATAGTTTCAAAATATGAAGACAACTCACTTTGATTCCTTGGTTCTACATGTTTGTGAACATCATATTGTAGCTCATCGTCACTGAAATCGTTAACATTATCTCTTATTATAGATTCTTCGCTAACCATCTGTCAAAAAATACAAATGTaacttaaaacttattaaaagactaaaccctaaaataataataacttaaatcttataacttattaaaagactaaactctaaaatattattatctaataacttatttaaatttctaaaaccctaaaataatattaactttaacacttataatttattaaaagagttaacatttataatattataacatataataacgtatattcttttaaaattacaatataatatttaaaaacaaaatagtgaAGTCACGACAAGCTTCACGACTTTGAAGTCGTGGGACCAAAACGGACCCTCCATCCCACCATCCATTGTGCATGAAATCACATCCAATCGTCCATTCAAATAGTGAAGTCGTGCCATCCTTCACAACTTTGAAGTCATGGCCAGTGAACGACTTCCAAGCTGCACCATTTTGGTCGTGAATTGGTGAAGCAAACAACAAGAAAAATGCAGAAAAACTGCACCATTTTGGCCATTTGCATGTAGTGAATTGGTGAATCAAAATGCAGAAAAAATGCTTCAACTTAGTTATCTCGTGAAGCATGGCACATGCATGAATAGTATAATAGTAAAGTTGTTTCATTAATGAACGGTCATTCAATGCATCATGCTAGTACACGTTAGGCTGCTGAATATTGCAGAGGTAGCTTACATGAAAGGAAGTATCATACTCGTGAAGCATGGCAGAAAAATAGTTGGTTGAAAGTTTTGATGCATGTTTTACAACCGGTGAATAATTTGAAGACATCAAGGCTACGTGTTCAAAAAAGTCCATATCTTAGTTGGTTGAAAGTTTTGATGGTTGTACTAAGTTAAACATTAACTCAAATGCATGCCAGTTTGTCATCACGTGAACCAAAACCATTAAGTGTGTGAGGTCCAATCAAGTTAGCTAAAGACAAATATTGCATGCCTATTGAAACATCAAACCCATGAATAGTATCCTGTTGTGTATACTGCATTCCACATGATGCATATTGGCTTTATACAAGTTAAGTTATCCAAAGCCTACACTTTGGTTAAAAAGAAATACTCATTAAGTGTGTGATGCATTCCACATGAAGCTTGTACAAATATAATGTGCCTTTATCCAAAGccaacttatataaatatagtgTGACTTTTTTCACTTGCACTTTCATTCTTCTCCAGTCTTATTTTCATCCAACCTAAGTTTCCTCATGAagcttgtttttgtttgtcagaTTCCACTTTTTTCATCCTTCTATCCATTTCTTGTTTCCTTCATTGTAAACTCAATGAAACATGCACAACCTGGACCTATTGATGGCTCATTGTTGCGCTTACAAGACAACCATATTTCAAATCAAGTGTGGGAAGGTCAAGAGAGAATGATTCGTCCAAGGTATAATTCTGTTTGGGCTTTTACACACTTGGATCAAACAGATAATCCTGTCAAAAACCTAATCACTTAAGCTGGTTTTGGTCATGTTATAAATGTcagaaaaattgatattaaccaGCATTTGGTTAATGCGTTAGTTGAACATTGGAGAACTGAAACACACATTTCATTTCCCACTTGAAGAGACAACCATAACTTTACAAGATGTGACCCTACAGTTGGGCTTGAAAATTGATGGATTACCGATATCGGTGATGTACATGTTGCTTGTTAGGAATTACTAGGGGACACTCCACTTGATAAGTATATAAAGGGTAAAATGATATATCTAAGTTGGTTGcaacaaaattttcaataacTTCCAGTTGATGCTGATGATGTTGCCATTGCACAACATGCTAAAGCTCATATCATGATGTTGATAGGTGGCTGTTTGATGTTAGATACAATAGGTGCAAGAGTTCATTTTATGTATCtccttttattatcaaatttgatTAAGGCAGGTAATTACAATTGGGGTGCAACGGTATTAGCATCCCTTTTTCGAGCTCTAGATCAGGATGTGAAGCCTGACCAAACAGAAATCGGTGGATGTTTGTTGATGCTACAATCATAAGCGTGGTACCAAATTAAATGTATTGCCACGAAGATACATCACCTATCTATAGAAGAAGTACAAGAAGGACTTAGATTTCCTCTTGCACGAAGGTGGTCTCGTCCGACGACCGAAACAAATATTCCCACTAATTCAGTCAGATTGATAAGCGTCATATTTATAGATTACATATGAATGAggttcatttattaattttcatgttaagtttttttttgtttcctattCGAACTTAAATATGTGACAATAATAATGCATGTCTTGCAGTTCTTGTGGACTCCTTATGACACACAAAAAATAAGgccattaattaataatgttgagGTATCAATGATTGTTCGGACAAAAGTCCTTTTCATATGTTTTCGAATTATGGAAtggagtgaataggcaatttagtccctgagattgtacccattttgcatattagtccctaacttaatgttaaattcaaaatagtccctatctttgtaTAAGTGTTGAAAAATAGttcttccgttaaattttaaagtaacgtcgttagtgaggtcaattttagtgccacgtggactatccaacgtggcactaaaggatgacgtggcatgacacGTGGACGTGCCTCCTAAAAAGATGCCacatcatttgatgataacaaaacgagtaaataggcaatttagtccctgactttgtacccctgttgcatattagtccctaacttaatgaaaaattcaaaatagtccctatcttttgtataagtgttgcaaaatagtccctaacttaaaagATGCCATAAATCATGC encodes the following:
- the LOC114399586 gene encoding alpha/beta hydrolase domain-containing protein 17B-like, translated to MGGMTSSMAAKLAFFPPHPASYKVVKDEVTSLLLLSPFPHRENVEILKLPTRRGAEIVSMYVRHPMAASTVLYSHGNATDLGQMYELFIQLSIHLRVNLIGYDYSGYGQSSGKPSEQNTYADIEAVYKCLEESYGTKQEDIILYGQSVGSGPTLDLAARLPQLRAVVLHSPILSGLRVMYPVKRSYWFDIYKNIDKIPLVNCPVLIIHGTSDEVVDCSHGKQLWELCKEKYEPLWLKGGNHCDLEQFPEYIRHLKKFIATVEKSPSQRYSFRRSMEQFEQPRKSTDIFEVIRKSTDRREKPRLITDRPEKLKNLSNNADKLEKLRVTFDHMDRSRRSVDCLEKSRKSIDHQLEKARKSVDRLERIRT